A part of Desulfomicrobium escambiense DSM 10707 genomic DNA contains:
- a CDS encoding DUF721 domain-containing protein gives MRERQKRTCTASEALDRVLGTPEAALELAIARLWRHWPEILGPEIAGMIRPLGHRKETMILGATNSMVMQEFSFFAGSILEKANAFLGTSYFQKVTIELMAGRPALDESLLPTAPPAPKAARPEPIGNLLPCMDPSSPVTACYRAYVRHFRPDLVTPEE, from the coding sequence ATGCGCGAACGACAGAAAAGAACCTGCACGGCCTCGGAGGCCCTGGACCGGGTCCTGGGCACGCCCGAAGCGGCCCTGGAGCTGGCCATCGCCCGACTGTGGCGGCACTGGCCGGAGATCCTGGGACCGGAGATCGCCGGCATGATCCGCCCCCTGGGACACCGCAAGGAGACCATGATTCTCGGCGCGACCAACTCCATGGTCATGCAGGAGTTCTCCTTCTTCGCCGGGAGCATCCTGGAGAAGGCCAACGCCTTCCTCGGCACGTCCTACTTCCAGAAGGTGACCATCGAACTCATGGCCGGCCGCCCGGCCCTGGACGAATCCCTGCTGCCGACGGCCCCGCCGGCACCCAAGGCGGCGCGGCCGGAACCCATCGGCAACCTGCTGCCCTGCATGGACCCGTCCTCGCCCGTCACGGCGTGCTACCGCGCCTATGTCCGCCATTTCCGGCCCGACCTCGTCACCCCGGAGGAATGA
- the metK gene encoding methionine adenosyltransferase yields MILNADHYLFTSESVTEGHPDKIADQISDAVLDCLLAQDPRSRVACETLVTTGMAVIAGEITTEAYADLPDIVRSTVREIGYVSSDMGFDANTCAVLSSIDKQSPDIAMGVDRAKPEDQGAGDQGMMFGYATTETSSLMPAPIYYAHGLSRRLSEVRKAGILNFLRPDGKTQVSVEYRKGKPVRIDNVVVSSQHTPEVTYEEIVEGIKREVIAKVMPAEMMDANTRIYINTTGRFVAGGPLADCGLTGRKIINDTYGGMGNHGGGAFSGKDPSKVDRSGAYMARYVAKNIVAAGLAGTCEVQIAYAIGVAEPVSVLVTTGGTGVVPDEVLTKAVREVFDLRPYFIIKRLNLIQPIYKKSACYGHFGREDFVFPWEVTDAVDDLKTAAKI; encoded by the coding sequence ATGATTCTCAACGCCGACCACTATCTGTTCACTTCCGAATCCGTGACCGAGGGCCACCCGGACAAGATCGCCGACCAGATCTCCGACGCCGTCCTCGACTGCCTCCTGGCCCAGGACCCGCGCTCCCGCGTGGCCTGCGAGACCCTCGTCACCACCGGCATGGCCGTCATCGCAGGCGAGATCACCACCGAGGCCTACGCCGACCTGCCCGACATCGTGCGCTCCACGGTGCGCGAGATCGGCTACGTCAGCTCCGACATGGGCTTCGACGCCAACACCTGCGCCGTCTTGTCCTCCATCGACAAGCAGTCCCCGGACATCGCCATGGGCGTTGACCGCGCCAAGCCCGAGGACCAGGGCGCCGGCGACCAGGGCATGATGTTCGGCTACGCCACCACGGAAACGAGCTCCCTGATGCCCGCGCCCATCTACTATGCCCACGGCCTGAGCCGCCGGCTGTCCGAGGTGCGCAAGGCCGGGATCCTGAATTTCCTGCGCCCCGACGGCAAGACTCAGGTTTCCGTCGAGTACCGCAAGGGCAAGCCCGTGCGCATCGACAACGTGGTCGTGTCCTCCCAGCACACCCCCGAGGTGACCTACGAGGAGATCGTCGAGGGCATCAAGCGCGAGGTCATCGCCAAGGTCATGCCGGCCGAGATGATGGACGCGAACACCCGCATCTACATCAACACCACGGGCCGCTTCGTGGCCGGCGGCCCCCTGGCCGACTGCGGCCTGACGGGCCGCAAGATCATCAACGACACCTACGGCGGCATGGGCAACCACGGCGGCGGCGCCTTCTCGGGCAAGGACCCGTCCAAGGTCGACCGCTCCGGCGCCTACATGGCCCGTTACGTGGCCAAGAACATCGTGGCCGCCGGCCTGGCCGGGACCTGCGAAGTGCAGATCGCCTACGCCATCGGCGTGGCCGAGCCGGTCTCGGTGCTCGTCACCACGGGCGGCACGGGCGTGGTGCCCGACGAGGTGCTGACCAAGGCCGTGCGCGAGGTCTTCGACCTGCGTCCCTACTTCATCATCAAGCGCCTGAACCTCATCCAGCCCATCTACAAGAAGAGCGCCTGCTACGGCCACTTCGGCCGCGAGGACTTCGTCTTCCCCTGGGAAGTGACCGATGCCGTCGACGACCTGAAGACGGCCGCCAAGATCTAG
- a CDS encoding NifB/NifX family molybdenum-iron cluster-binding protein gives MTRIAVHHWQHRIAPVFDIGGEILVLGNGAGTREEHLLQCSEPLHRAEELCALSVGTLICGAISRSMSEALAARGITVVGFVAGDLDRVVAAWEHGGLDETFAMPGCRGACRGRGAGEQRAAGFGPRRAETPVPVASEDCSDIGPGGQRRRARRGGRGPGGCGLPGRDG, from the coding sequence ATGACCCGCATCGCAGTGCATCATTGGCAGCATCGCATCGCCCCGGTCTTCGACATCGGCGGCGAAATCCTCGTCCTCGGCAACGGCGCCGGGACGCGCGAGGAGCATCTGCTGCAGTGTTCCGAGCCGCTGCACAGGGCCGAGGAGCTCTGCGCGCTGAGCGTGGGGACCCTCATCTGCGGGGCCATCTCCCGGTCCATGTCCGAGGCCTTGGCGGCCCGGGGCATCACTGTGGTGGGCTTCGTGGCCGGCGACCTGGACCGGGTCGTGGCCGCGTGGGAGCATGGGGGGCTCGACGAAACCTTCGCCATGCCCGGATGCCGCGGCGCGTGCCGCGGCCGGGGGGCAGGGGAGCAGCGGGCGGCCGGCTTCGGACCCCGGCGTGCGGAAACGCCGGTGCCCGTCGCATCCGAAGACTGTTCCGACATCGGTCCCGGCGGTCAGCGCAGGCGCGCCCGCAGGGGCGGCCGGGGGCCGGGCGGATGCGGGTTGCCGGGGCGTGACGGGTAA
- the ahcY gene encoding adenosylhomocysteinase, which produces MTLPIDPTLDYKVADMALAEWGSKEMQLSEREMPGLMALIDKYGDAKPLKGLRVTGSLHMTIQTAMLIKTLNALGADVRWASCNIFSTQDHAAAAVVAEGLAKVFAWKGETLEDYWWCTEMALTWPDGSGPDLIVDDGGDATLLVHEGVKSEKDPSLLSRETDNKEFRCVLDRLIASSKTDPQKWTKIAARIRGVSEETTTGVHRLYQMAKNGELLFPAFNVNDSVTKSKFDNLYGCRESLADGIKRATDIMVAGKVVLVCGYGDVGKGCAQSMRGFGARVLVTEIDPICALQAAMEGYEVTTMVKGCAEADIFVTATGNYHVIRGEHMLAMKDEAIICNIGHFDNEIDMGFLEKTPGCTKITIKPQVDKWILPSGKSLIVLAEGRLVNLGCATGHPSFVMSNSFTNQVLAQLDLAKNTYPPQVMTLPKVLDEEVARLHLARLGVELETLSREQADYIGVSVNGPYKPDHYRY; this is translated from the coding sequence ATGACGTTACCCATCGATCCCACCCTGGACTACAAGGTCGCCGACATGGCCCTGGCCGAGTGGGGCAGCAAGGAAATGCAGCTGTCCGAGCGCGAGATGCCCGGACTCATGGCGCTGATCGACAAGTACGGCGACGCCAAGCCCCTCAAGGGCCTGCGCGTCACCGGCAGCCTGCACATGACCATCCAGACGGCCATGCTCATCAAGACCCTCAATGCCCTGGGCGCCGACGTGCGCTGGGCGTCCTGCAACATCTTCTCGACCCAGGACCACGCCGCGGCCGCCGTGGTGGCCGAGGGCCTGGCCAAGGTCTTCGCCTGGAAGGGCGAAACCCTCGAGGATTACTGGTGGTGCACGGAGATGGCCCTGACCTGGCCCGACGGCTCGGGCCCGGACCTCATCGTCGACGACGGCGGCGACGCGACGCTCCTGGTGCATGAGGGCGTCAAGTCCGAGAAGGACCCGTCCCTGCTGTCCCGCGAGACGGACAACAAGGAGTTCCGCTGCGTGCTTGACCGCCTCATCGCCAGTTCCAAGACCGACCCGCAGAAGTGGACGAAGATCGCCGCCCGCATCCGCGGCGTGTCCGAGGAGACGACTACCGGCGTGCACCGCCTCTACCAGATGGCCAAGAACGGCGAACTGCTTTTCCCGGCCTTCAACGTCAACGACTCCGTGACCAAGTCCAAGTTCGACAACCTCTACGGCTGCCGCGAGTCCCTGGCCGACGGCATCAAGCGCGCCACGGACATCATGGTTGCGGGCAAGGTCGTCCTGGTCTGCGGCTACGGCGACGTGGGCAAGGGCTGCGCCCAGTCCATGCGCGGCTTCGGCGCGCGCGTGCTGGTGACCGAGATCGACCCCATCTGCGCCCTGCAGGCGGCCATGGAAGGCTACGAAGTCACGACCATGGTCAAGGGCTGCGCCGAGGCCGACATCTTCGTCACGGCCACGGGCAACTACCACGTCATCCGCGGCGAGCACATGCTGGCCATGAAGGATGAGGCCATCATCTGCAACATCGGCCACTTCGACAACGAGATCGACATGGGCTTCCTGGAGAAGACCCCCGGCTGCACCAAGATCACCATCAAGCCCCAGGTCGACAAGTGGATCCTGCCCTCGGGCAAGAGCCTCATCGTCCTGGCCGAAGGCCGCCTGGTGAACCTCGGCTGCGCCACGGGCCACCCGAGCTTCGTCATGTCCAACTCCTTCACCAACCAGGTCCTGGCCCAGCTCGACCTGGCCAAGAACACGTACCCCCCGCAGGTCATGACCCTGCCCAAGGTCCTGGACGAGGAGGTGGCGCGTCTGCACCTCGCCCGCCTGGGCGTGGAGCTCGAAACCCTGTCCAGGGAGCAGGCCGACTACATCGGCGTGTCCGTGAACGGCCCCTACAAGCCCGACCACTACCGTTACTAA
- a CDS encoding ArsR/SmtB family transcription factor — protein MKLLTQTKALADETRLRLLGVLASHELNVGEIVQVMDMGQSRISRHLKILMDAGLVGCQRHGLWAFYSASASNGSRALLTAVLEGLADLPEHKADLDAAAQVLSERRRSTTRFFDGVASDWKRLSREMLGDFELGQAILGRLESYGRQLGTVVDLGCGPGLLLGHLAGAADCVIGVDNSARMLDAAAKLLPEGPEVSLRIGDLEHLPLRDGEADAAVMSLVLHHLASPQAGVAEMGRVVRPGGQAVLADFLLHDNEALRTGYGDRWLGFAPEDLRSWLERAGFQELSCERHPVNLGLTLMVITARREEFSV, from the coding sequence ATGAAACTTCTGACCCAGACAAAGGCCCTGGCCGACGAGACGAGGCTTCGCCTTTTGGGCGTCCTGGCCAGTCACGAGCTCAATGTGGGAGAGATCGTGCAGGTCATGGACATGGGTCAGTCGCGCATCTCACGGCACCTGAAGATCCTCATGGACGCTGGCCTGGTGGGCTGCCAGCGCCACGGCTTGTGGGCCTTCTACAGCGCCAGCGCCTCCAACGGCTCGCGGGCGCTGCTGACGGCCGTGCTGGAGGGGCTGGCCGACCTGCCCGAGCACAAGGCCGACCTTGACGCGGCCGCGCAGGTCCTGAGCGAGCGCCGCCGGTCCACGACGCGTTTCTTCGACGGCGTGGCTTCGGACTGGAAGCGCCTGAGCCGCGAGATGCTCGGCGACTTCGAGCTGGGTCAGGCCATCCTGGGCAGGCTCGAATCCTATGGCCGTCAACTGGGCACGGTGGTGGACCTGGGCTGCGGTCCCGGTCTCCTGCTCGGGCACCTGGCCGGGGCGGCCGACTGCGTCATTGGTGTGGACAACTCGGCGCGCATGCTCGACGCCGCGGCCAAGCTCCTGCCCGAGGGGCCGGAGGTCAGCCTGCGCATCGGCGACCTGGAGCACCTTCCCCTGCGCGACGGCGAGGCCGACGCGGCCGTCATGTCCCTGGTCCTGCACCATCTGGCCTCGCCCCAGGCCGGGGTGGCCGAGATGGGCAGGGTGGTGCGGCCCGGCGGACAGGCCGTGCTGGCCGATTTCCTGCTCCACGACAACGAGGCCCTGCGCACCGGCTACGGCGACCGCTGGCTCGGGTTCGCGCCCGAGGACCTGCGCTCCTGGCTGGAGCGGGCCGGCTTCCAGGAGCTGTCCTGCGAGCGCCATCCCGTGAACCTGGGCCTGACGCTCATGGTCATCACGGCCCGGCGCGAAGAATTTTCCGTATAA
- a CDS encoding sigma-54 interaction domain-containing protein, with product MATPKHDTPTDAILESISDGVFTVDLDWRITSFNRAAEEITGVPRAEALGRLCSEVFRSSLCGAQCPLQATLASGRPHIGTCGYIITAQGERVPISVSTAVFRDESGRVMGGAETFRDLSEVDALKRELEGRYHVGELFSRSPRMHHVFEVLPALAASPSTVLITGETGTGKELFARTIHSLSAHSEGPFVAVNCAALPDTLLESELFGAKAGAYTGAVRDRLGRFAQARGGTIFLDEIGEISPALQVRLLRVLQERTFEPLGSARTESTDARVIVATNRSLPDLIREGTFREDLYYRINVIRLELPPLRERKDDIGLLAEQFIRRFNRLQNRGVPGISTEALSLLMAHDWPGNIRELENCIERAFVLCGDERIGIVHLPEELTATAPHIGGHQSVHDLLDRQAIQAALERADFNRLAAARDLGIHKTTLFRRMKRLGMDLPVRDGRSTPRR from the coding sequence ATGGCCACCCCCAAACACGACACGCCCACCGACGCCATTCTGGAGAGCATCTCCGACGGCGTCTTCACCGTGGACCTCGACTGGCGCATCACCTCCTTCAACCGCGCCGCCGAGGAGATCACCGGCGTGCCGCGCGCCGAGGCCCTGGGACGCCTGTGTTCCGAGGTCTTCCGCTCCAGCCTGTGCGGCGCGCAGTGCCCCCTGCAGGCCACTCTGGCGAGCGGCCGGCCCCACATCGGGACCTGCGGGTACATCATCACGGCCCAGGGCGAGCGCGTGCCCATCAGCGTGTCCACGGCGGTCTTCCGCGACGAGTCCGGGCGGGTCATGGGCGGCGCCGAGACCTTCCGCGACCTGTCCGAGGTCGACGCCCTGAAGCGCGAACTCGAAGGGCGCTACCACGTGGGCGAACTCTTCAGCCGCAGCCCGCGCATGCACCATGTGTTCGAGGTCCTGCCGGCCCTGGCGGCCAGCCCGAGCACGGTCCTCATCACCGGCGAGACGGGCACGGGCAAGGAACTTTTCGCCCGCACCATCCATTCCCTGAGCGCCCACAGCGAGGGGCCCTTCGTGGCCGTGAACTGCGCGGCCCTGCCCGACACGCTGCTCGAGTCCGAACTCTTCGGAGCCAAGGCCGGGGCCTACACCGGCGCCGTGCGCGACCGTCTCGGCCGCTTCGCCCAGGCCCGCGGCGGGACCATCTTCCTGGACGAGATCGGCGAGATCAGCCCGGCCCTGCAGGTGCGCCTGCTGCGCGTGCTGCAGGAGCGGACCTTCGAGCCCCTGGGCTCCGCGCGCACCGAGTCCACCGACGCCCGCGTCATCGTGGCCACCAACCGCAGCCTGCCGGACCTCATCCGCGAGGGGACGTTCCGCGAGGACCTCTACTACCGCATCAACGTCATCCGCCTTGAATTGCCTCCTCTGCGCGAGCGCAAGGACGACATCGGGCTTCTGGCCGAGCAGTTCATCCGCCGTTTCAACCGCCTTCAGAACCGTGGCGTCCCCGGCATCAGCACCGAGGCCCTGTCGCTGCTCATGGCCCACGACTGGCCGGGCAACATCCGCGAACTCGAGAACTGCATCGAACGGGCCTTCGTGCTCTGCGGTGACGAACGCATCGGCATCGTCCACCTCCCCGAGGAGTTGACGGCCACGGCGCCCCATATCGGCGGGCATCAGTCCGTGCACGATCTCCTGGACCGGCAGGCCATCCAGGCCGCCCTCGAGAGGGCCGATTTCAACCGCCTGGCCGCGGCGCGGGACCTGGGCATCCACAAGACCACGCTTTTTCGGCGCATGAAGCGCTTGGGCATGGATCTGCCCGTCCGCGACGGCCGCTCCACCCCCCGACGGTAG